One genomic segment of Arachis duranensis cultivar V14167 chromosome 4, aradu.V14167.gnm2.J7QH, whole genome shotgun sequence includes these proteins:
- the LOC107482372 gene encoding leucine-rich repeat receptor-like serine/threonine-protein kinase BAM1 gives MATPHYCYSFLLVSHLFLLSAQSLDPTDFKALLSIKNTLTDVSPTTPFFSTWNLTAPDPCSSFSGVTCSFNRVTILSLGANSLSLAGSLPPSISVLTELTQLILSPGIVTGSIPQELAQLNKLRVISLSNNRFTGAIPSIFSSLKTLHTFDLSNNQLAGSVPPSLTELPQLRVLILASNSLTGDFPQTVSSPLLHLDLKNNKLTGTLPPSMPSSLRYLSVSQNQMWGPLSNGLDSLSELEFLDLSMNHFSGPIPAQLFYLPTLSSLFLQRNNLSGQLPQSPGDNGPLIWSPSYGEGSTVDLSHNSLSGKISTVFDGVESLFLNNNRFIGTVPEVYVKSMCRGSTRTLYLQHNYLTGIPFEEGTVLPDTASLCLSYNCMVPPASLMTCPASAGEQLSRPVAQCTLFNKRLN, from the coding sequence ATGGCCACACCACATTATTGTTACAGTTTCCTTCTGGTGTCCCACCTTTTTCTCCTTTCAGCCCAATCTCTGGATCCCACTGATTTCAAAGCTCTTCTCTCAATCAAGAATACTCTCACCGACGTCTCTCCCACCACCCCTTTCTTCTCCACCTGGAACCTCACCGCACCAGATCCCTGCTCCTCCTTCTCCGGCGTTACTTGCTCCTTCAACCGAGTTACCATACTTTCACTCGGCGCCAACTCACTCAGCCTCGCCGGCTCACTCCCACCATCCATCTCCGTTCTCACCGAGTTGACCCAGCTCATCCTCTCACCTGGAATCGTCACCGGTTCTATTCCCCAGGAACTCGCTCAACTCAACAAACTCCGAGTCATCTCCTTATCCAACAACCGCTTCACAGGGGCCATACCCTCAATCTTCTCCTCTCTCAAAACCCTCCACACCTTCGACCTGAGTAATAACCAACTCGCCGGGTCTGTCCCACCGAGTCTCACCGAGTTGCCGCAACTCAGAGTCCTCATCCTAGCCTCCAACTCACTAACCGGAGACTTCCCGCAAACCGTTTCCTCGCCATTACTCCATTTGGATCTGAAGAACAACAAACTCACCGGGACGTTACCGCCGTCAATGCCGTCATCACTCCGTTACTTATCCGTTTCGCAAAACCAAATGTGGGGTCCACTCAGCAACGGCTTGGACTCACTCTCAGAGTTGGAGTTTCTAGACCTGAGCATGAATCATTTCAGTGGGCCCATCCCGGCCCAACTCTTCTACTTGCCAACGCTCTCCTCTCTCTTCCTACAACGGAACAATCTCTCCGGTCAGCTTCCGCAAAGTCCCGGTGATAACGGTCCGTTGATCTGGTCCCCATCGTACGGTGAAGGATCGACCGTTGATCTCAGCCATAACTCGCTCAGCGGGAAAATATCAACGGTTTTCGATGGCGTGGAAAGTTTGTTCTTGAATAACAACCGATTTATTGGGACGGTCCCTGAGGTGTATGTTAAGAGCATGTGCCGCGGTAGTACCAGAACATTGTACCTTCAACATAACTACCTAACGGGGATACCGTTTGAAGAGGGGACTGTATTGCCCGATACGGCGTCGTTGTGCTTGTCTTACAATTGCATGGTGCCGCCGGCTAGCCTGATGACGTGTCCGGCTAGTGCTGGGGAGCAATTGTCGAGGCCGGTGGCCCAGTGTACCCTCTTTAACAAGAGATTAAACTAA